Proteins encoded together in one Rana temporaria chromosome 6, aRanTem1.1, whole genome shotgun sequence window:
- the LOC120943809 gene encoding gamma-crystallin 1-like, with protein MVKIVFYEDRNFQGRSYECNSDSSDLSSYFNHCNSIRVENGNWILYEHPNYRGHQYFLRKGEYPDFQQWLGYNDSIRSCRLTPQHRGPFRLNVYEKEDFKGQMMEFTEDCPHVYEQFRYNDIHSCHVHDGYWMFYEEPNYKGRQYYLRPGEYRRYTDWGASSSKIGSFRHVQHQF; from the exons ATGGTTAAG ATTGTCTTCTACGAGGACAGAAACTTCCAGGGTCGCTCCTATGAGTGCAACTCTGATTCCTCTGACTTGTCTTCATACTTCAATCACTGTAACTCCATCCGAGTGGAGAATGGGAACTGGATCCTGTATGAACATCCCAACTACAGAGGACACCAGTACTTTTTGAGGAAGGGAGAATATCCTGATTTCCAGCAATGGTTGGGATACAATGACTCTATCAGATCCTGCCGCCTGACCCCACAg CACCGTGGACCCTTCAGATTAAATGTCTATGAAAAAGAGGACTTTAAGGGACAGATGATGGAGTTTACTGAAGATTGTCCTCATGTTTATGAGCAGTTCCGCTACAATGATATCCACTCCTGCCATGTACATGATGGATACTGGATGTTCTATGAGGAGCCCAACTACAAAGGACGTCAGTATTACCTGAGACCTGGAGAGTATAGAAGATACACTGACTGGGGAGCTTCTAGCTCTAAAATTGGTTCTTTTAGACATGTCCAGCATCAAttttaa
- the LOC120943808 gene encoding gamma-crystallin 1-like: MVKIVFYEDRNFQGRSYECNSDSSDLSSYFNHCNSIRVENGNWILYEHPNYRGHQYFLRKGEYPDFQQWLGYNDSIRSCRLTPQHRGPFRLNVYEKEDFKGQMMEFTEDCPHVYEQFRYNDIHSCHVHDGYWMFYEEPNYKGRQYYLRPGEYRRYTDWGASSSKIGSFRHVQHQF, encoded by the exons ATGGTTAAG ATCGTCTTCTACGAGGACAGAAACTTCCAGGGTCGCTCCTATGAGTGCAACTCTGATTCCTCTGACTTGTCTTCATACTTCAATCACTGTAACTCCATCCGAGTGGAGAATGGGAACTGGATCCTGTATGAACATCCCAACTACAGAGGACACCAGTACTTTTTGAGGAAGGGAGAATATCCTGATTTCCAGCAATGGTTGGGATACAATGACTCTATCAGATCCTGCCGCCTGACCCCACAg CACCGTGGACCCTTCAGATTAAATGTCTATGAAAAAGAGGACTTTAAGGGACAGATGATGGAGTTTACTGAAGATTGTCCTCATGTTTATGAGCAGTTCCGCTACAATGATATCCACTCCTGCCATGTACATGATGGATACTGGATGTTCTATGAGGAGCCCAACTACAAAGGACGTCAGTACTACCTGAGACCTGGAGAGTATAGAAGATACACTGACTGGGGAGCTTCTAGCTCTAAAATTGGTTCTTTTAGACATGTCCAGCATCAATtttaa